The proteins below come from a single Pleuronectes platessa chromosome 3, fPlePla1.1, whole genome shotgun sequence genomic window:
- the LOC128436509 gene encoding beta-1,3-N-acetylglucosaminyltransferase lunatic fringe has product MRTHTGSSNPLTGPSAPGPRATAAAVTCLLAAGMLVVAVGNVSSGEPGGPPAAAATAGAGNGRAFSAYFSKLTRERRAISGPRKRSVTPGPVEPLTPADLFIAVKTTGRYHRQRLDLLLETWISTHMHQTYVFTDGEDEELRKRLGSHLINTNCSAAHSRQALSCKMAQEYDTFIHSGKKWFCHVDDDNYVNVGSLLRLLSQFGHTEDVYIGRPSLERPIEATEKLGTAEMKQVSFWFATGGAGFCLSRGLALKMKPWASDGTFMSTAEHIRLPDDCTVGYIVEALLGVSLVRSALFHSHLENLGMVSDIHKQVTLSYGTVENNRNTVNVKGAFSVREDPTRFRSVHCLLYPDTPWCPGPWRLPQPPSRDGGMD; this is encoded by the exons ATGCGGACTCACACCGGCTCATCCAACCCGCTCACCGGCCCCTCGGCCCCGGGTCCCCGCGCTACTGCCGCCGCGGTCACCTGTCTGCTGGCGGCCGGGATGCTCGTCGTCGCCGTCGGGAACGTGAGCAGCGGAGAGCCGGGGGGTcctccggctgctgctgctactgctggaGCGGGGAACGGGAGGGCTTTCTCGGCGTATTTCAGTAAACTCACCCGGGAGAGGAGAGCGATAAGCGGGCCCCGGAAAAGGAGCGTGACCCCCGGGCCCGTGGAGCCTCTGACCCCCGCTGACCTCTTCATAGCGGTGAAGACAACCGGGAGGTATCACCGGCAGAGActggacctgctgctggagacctggatctccacacacatgcaccag ACGTACGTGTTCACTGACGGAGAGGACGAGGAGCTGAGGAAGAGACTGg GTTCTCACCTGATCAACACCAACTGCTCAGCCGCCCACAGTCGTCAGGCTCTCTCCTGTAAAATGGCTCAGGAGTACGACACTTTCATTCACTCTGGAAAAAA GTGGTTCTGTCACGTCGATGACGACAACTACGTGAACGTCGGCTCCCTCCTGAGACTCTTGTCGCAGTTCGGTCACACGGAGGACGTGTACATCGGCCGGCCGAGCCTGGAACGACCCATAGAGGCCACAGAGAAGCTGGGCACGGCTGAGATG aagcAGGTGAGTTTCTGGTTCGCCACAGGGGGAGCCGGGTTCTGTCTGAGTCGCGGCCTCGCTCTCAAGATGAAACCCTGGGCAAG TGATGGCACTTTCATGTCGACTGCCGAGCACATTCGCCTCCCAGACGACTGCACTGTTGGTTACATCGTGGAAGCGCTGCTCGGCGTGAGCCTCGTCCGCTCAGCGCTGTTCCACTCCCACCTGGAGAACCTGGGAATGGTGTCAGACATACacaaacag GTGACTCTCAGCTACGGCACAgtggaaaacaacagaaacactgtgAATGTGAAAGGAGCTTTTTCAGTTAGGGAAGACCCGACAAG
- the LOC128437376 gene encoding tripartite motif-containing protein 16-like gives MAQQENPLDKERFCCSICLELLKDPVTTGCGHSYCLSCIKTHWDKEDERGSYSCPQCRQAFTPRPVLLKSTVLADLVEELKKTGLQAAPADHCYAGPEDVACDFCTGRKLKALKSCLVCLASYCEKHLQPHFQSAAFMKHKLVEPSEKLQENICSRHDEVMKIFCRTDQQCICYLCSVEEHKDHDTVSAAAERTERQRELGLRRQTIQQRVQDTEKDVKLLQQEEKAINGSADKVVKDSEKIFTEMIRLLEKRSSDVNQQIRSQQQTEVRRVRELQERLEQEITELKRKDHELKQLSDTEDHNQFLHNYPSLPPLCESTHSSIRIHPLRNFEDVTAAVSKVRGRLQDILSETETKILQIVSQVDVLLPQPEPKTRADFLRYPQEITQDPNTAHKRLLLSQGNRKVTYMRKDQSYSDHPDRFTYWLQVLSRKSLTGRCYWEVEVRGEVGIAVSYKNISRAENSHECGFGFNDKSWMLYCHVNSYNFYYTGIDTPVSGPVSSRVGVYLDHSAGVLSFYRVSDTMTLLHRVQTTFTQPLYAGVRVCYDGDTAEFCKLK, from the coding sequence atggcgcagcaagAAAATCCACTGGACAAAGAAAGATTCTGCTGTTCGATCTGTCTGGAactactgaaggatccggtgactactggctgtggacacagctactgtctGAGCTGTATTAAAACCCACTGGGacaaagaggatgagagaggaagttacagctgccctcagtgtagacaggccttcacaccgaggcctgtcctgcTGAAAAGCACTGTGTTAGCTGATTTAgtagaggagctgaagaagactggactccaagctgctcctgctgatcactgctatgctggacctgaagatgtggcctgtgatttctgcactgggagaaaactgaaagctctcaagtcctgtttggtttgtttggcctcttattgtgaaaaacacctccagcctcattttCAGTCAGCTGCATTTatgaagcacaagctggtggagccctcggagaagctccaggagaacatctgctctcgtcacgatgaggtgatgaagatcttctgccgcactgatcagcagtgtatctgttatctctgctctgtggaggaacataaagaccacgacacagtgtcagctgcagcagagaggactgagaggcagagagagctcgggctgaggagacaaacaatccaacagagagtccaggacacagagaaagacgtgaagctgcttcaacaggaggagaaggccatcaatggctctgctgataaagtaGTGAAGGACAGTGAgaagatcttcactgagatgatccgtctgctggagaaaagaagctctgatgtgaaccagcagatcagatcccagcagcaaactgaagtgagacgagtcagagagcttcaggagagactggagcaggagatcactgagctgaagaggaaagaccatgaactgaagcagctctcagacacagaggatcacaaccagtttctacacaactacccctcactgcCACCACTCTGTGAATCTACACACTCCAGCATCAGGATCCATcctctgaggaactttgaggacgtgacagcagctgtttcaaaggtcagaggtcgactacaggacattctgagtgagacagagacaaagattttacagattgtgtctcaagtggatgttttactgccacaaccagaacccaagaccagagctgacttcttaagatatccacaggaaatcacacaggatccaaacacagcacacaaacGTCTGTTATTATctcagggaaacagaaaagtaacatatATGAGAAAAGACCAGTCTTATtctgatcacccagacagattcacttaCTGGcttcaggtcctgagtagaaagagtctgactggacgttgttactgggaggtggaggtgagaggagaagtTGGTATAGCAGTCTCATACAAGAACATCAGCAGAGCAGAAAACTCACATGAATGTGGATTTGGattcaatgataaatcttggatGTTATATTGTCATGTAAACAGTTATAACTTTTATTACACAGGGATCGacactccagtgtcaggtcctgtgtcctccagagtaggagtgtacctggatcacagtgcaggtgttctgtccttctacagagtctctgacaccatgactctcctccacagagtccagaccacattcactcagcctctctatgctggagttaggGTTTGTTATGATGGAgacacagctgagttctgtaaactcaaatag
- the LOC128429602 gene encoding prolactin-releasing peptide receptor-like yields the protein MDLPQDQRSDWGSVHPSVSSLLQHDASQQTINHTSNLHGSLMLPPTFSSPMAPLHQPLPSLLPSSFIPYSVLIPSPLLSTTSPLSFRQTSPSVDQPSSSSSLLSASTFSSNDLSDLESMLLWTLHEPSTIALTVMYCLSFILGIIGNLMSLRVLTNRRNRRLASVSATRSLLVNLAVCDLAVVCVCMPITLGSQIYTAWVYGDLLCRAVPFTQAVSVSASVLTLTVISVNRYYSVQSPLRARSLFTRRRILATVAVVWVVSSIMCAPIAVMNRRREISFGTFAILVCQEEWPQHRLKQGYNVLLFMMLYCLPVTFNLSIGFLTGRRLWGGKKSTFGDLDPRSQALHNSRLKTRQKIAKMVVCLVLLFAISWLPLYLADLWIDCEQRPPSWLLQTRPFAQWLGLTNSSLNPICYCFIGDLYRSARVIRTRYYQKVAAIFGSSSFTSTAAVGSSAAVIKETKVTAAEHRHISAAAVAASASMVTIPRLLSLARGQGLGQRVRDSSDSRAGSDHSISDWCRSSPSLWDSSLFPCQLETLQHSIQRAEFLPTRRHSVNENAGSLTLQIESLEIDMLPLRSHSGDRIHRLTADRRDTITMGRDALCSTGQYKRKTSETYSLVGDNEDEITDMTSL from the exons ATGGATCTGCCCCAGGACCAGCGCTCGGATTGGGGCTCAGTCCATCCCAGCGTCTCCTCCCTGCTGCAGCATGACGCCTCTCAGCAAACCATCAACCACACCTCCAACCTGCACGGCTCTCTCATGCTGCCCCCAACCTTCAGCTCCCCAATGGCCCCCCTCCATCAACCTCTGCCCTCTctgctcccctcctccttcaTTCCATACTCTGTCCtcatcccctcccctctcctctccaccacctccccccTGTCCTTTCGACAAACGTCCCCTTCGGTCGACCaaccctcctcgtcctcctctcttttGTCCGCGTCCACCTTTTCCTCTAATGACCTGTCGGACCTGGAGAGCATGTTGCTCTGGACGCTCCACGAGCCCAGCACCATCGCTCTGACCGTCATGTACTGCCTCTCCTTCATTTTGGGAATCATTGGGAATTTAATGTCCCTGCGCGTCCTCACCAACAGGCGCAACCGACGGCTCGCCAGCGTCAGTGCCACGCGCAGCCTGCTGGTCAACCTGGCGGTGTGCGACCTGGCCgtggtgtgcgtgtgcatgcccATCACGCTCGGGAGCCAGATCTACACGGCCTGGGTGTATGGCGACCTCCTCTGTCGGGCCGTGCCCTTCACGCAAGCCGTCTCGGTGTCAGCCAGCGTGCTCACGCTGACGGTGATCAGTGTGAACCGCTACTACAGCGTCCAGTCCCCGCTGCGAGCTCGCTCCTTGTTCACCCGCCGCCGAATCCTGGCTACCGTGGCCGTGGTGTGGGTGGTGTCCTCGATCATGTGCGCCCCCATTGCCGTGATGAACCGGCGGCGGGAGATCAGCTTCGGGACGTTCGCCATCTTGGTCTGTCAGGAGGAGTGGCCTCAGCATCGCCTTAAACAAGG ATACAATGTGCTGCTGTTCATGATGCTCTACTGCTTGCcagtgacctttaacctcagCATAGGCTTCCTGACCGGGAGGCGGCTTTGGGGAGGAAAGAAATCCACTTTCGGGGATCTGGATCCTCGCAGCCAAGCTCTGCACAACTCGCGCCTCAAGACGCGGCAGAAGATCGCCAAGATGGTGGTGTGCCTGGTGCTGCTGTTCGCCATCTCCTGGCTGCCGCTGTACTTGGCCGACCTTTGGATCGACTGCGAGCAGAGGCCGCCCTCTTGGCTGCTGCAGACGCGGCCGTTCGCCCAGTGGCTGGGCCTGACGAACTCCAGCCTTAACCCCATCTGTTACTGTTTCATCGGGGATCTGTATCGCTCAGCGAGGGTCATACGGACGCGGTACTACCAGAAGGTCGCCGCTATCTTTGGCTCCTCCTCGTTCACCAGCACCGCTGCAGTGGGCTCCTCTGCCGCAGTGATTAAAGAAACCAAAGTGACTGCCGCTGAGCACCGCCatatttctgctgctgctgttgcagcGTCTGCATCGATGGTGACGATCCCCAGGCTGTTGAGCTTGGCTCGAGGCCAGGGGCTGGGGCAGAGGGTCAGAGACAGTTCAGACAGCCGAGCAGGATCCGACCACAGCATCTCGGACTGGTGTCGGTCCAGTCCCAGTCTGTGGGACAGCTCCTTGTTCCCCTGCCAGCTGGAAACACTGCAGCACTCAATACAAAGGGCAGAGTTCCTGCCCACAAGAAGACACTCAGTGAATGAGAACGCCGGATCGTTAACTTTACAAATCGAGTCGTTGGAAATAGACATGCTGCCTCTGAGGAGTCATTCCGGAGACAGAATACATCGTCTCACGGCCGATAGGAGAGACACCATCACCATGGGAAGAGACGCTCTCTGTTCCACTGGGCagtacaaaagaaaaacatcagagaCCTACTCCCTGGTAGGAGACAACGAGGATGAAATAACCGATATGACCAGCCTGTGA